The Flavobacterium jumunjinense genome includes a region encoding these proteins:
- a CDS encoding Smr/MutS family protein, whose translation MNNFEIGDRVSVLDDAIDGEIIKIAGKDIVIKTSEDFVMTFQSEELVKVNNDSLKNLFSSKSLSQVLSEKTEPKKRSFVKEKKSKKEEFVLEVDLHIEKLVPQTRGMSNYDILNIQMDTAKGQLEFAIRNRMQKLVFIHGVGEGVLKSELEFLLSRYDQISFQEASFQKYGFGATAVHIKQNTN comes from the coding sequence ATGAATAATTTTGAAATAGGAGATAGGGTTTCAGTTTTAGATGATGCCATAGATGGAGAAATCATTAAAATAGCAGGTAAAGATATAGTTATTAAAACTAGTGAAGATTTTGTAATGACTTTTCAAAGTGAGGAATTAGTGAAAGTAAATAATGATTCTTTAAAGAATTTGTTTTCTTCTAAAAGTTTATCTCAGGTTCTATCTGAAAAAACAGAACCTAAAAAACGATCATTTGTTAAAGAAAAAAAATCGAAAAAAGAAGAATTCGTTTTAGAAGTAGATTTGCATATAGAAAAATTAGTTCCTCAAACAAGAGGTATGTCTAATTACGATATATTAAATATTCAAATGGATACGGCTAAAGGACAACTTGAGTTTGCTATAAGGAATAGAATGCAAAAATTAGTTTTTATTCATGGAGTAGGTGAAGGTGTTCTAAAATCGGAATTAGAATTTCTATTATCTCGATATGATCAAATTAGTTTTCAAGAGGCTAGTTTTCAAAAATATGGATTTGGAGCAACTGCGGTTCATATTAAGCAAAACACCAATTAA
- a CDS encoding MFS transporter, whose translation MNNKQIKTNYPALYTLITVFFFWGFIAAGNSIFIPFCKHYFSLDQFQSQLIDFAFYTAYYMGALWMFTIGNFTGNDIVGKWGYKKSIIYGLLFSALGAGAMIIAVEANLYTGMLVGLFIVALGFSLQQTAANPFAILLGDPKTGASRVNLGGGINSFGTTIGPIVVGLALFGTATSITDDQIKLLELNKVVILYICVGLLFVGAAALFYFSKKVPSGVSEEPVEKANKAIITLWTMTLLLGVMFTPVFQSYKSDEAVKIVSLNKELTQLKDVDLKNDTIDKDSTYHLIAAKESEIKVLQEPLEQSRMNWLIGALAVVLGGILFSYTSAKKKSEGWGAMQYPQLVLGMLAIFTYVGVEVAIGSNLGELLKLKDFGGLESSAIAPYISMYWGSLMIGRWAGAISVFNLSGIKKTIALIVVPLIAFGIILGVNIVTGKDMKPLYYYVLCVLIQIGAFFLSKDKPARTLIIFGLFGVFAMLIGLFTTGTVAIYAFLAGGLACSIMWPSIFSLSIIGLGKYTSQGSAFLVMMILGGGIIPPIQGKLSDIIGIHQSYIIAVLCFAYLTLFAILVKGILKKQNIDVDAIETEGSH comes from the coding sequence ATGAACAACAAACAAATCAAAACAAACTATCCGGCTTTATATACTCTTATAACGGTCTTTTTTTTCTGGGGATTTATTGCTGCTGGAAACAGTATTTTTATTCCTTTTTGTAAACATTATTTTTCATTAGATCAATTTCAATCTCAATTGATCGATTTCGCTTTTTATACCGCTTATTATATGGGTGCTTTATGGATGTTTACCATTGGTAACTTTACGGGAAATGATATTGTTGGTAAATGGGGATATAAAAAAAGTATAATCTATGGGCTACTATTTTCAGCACTTGGAGCGGGTGCTATGATTATTGCTGTGGAAGCTAATTTATATACAGGGATGTTAGTTGGACTTTTTATAGTAGCTCTTGGGTTTTCTTTACAGCAAACTGCAGCAAATCCTTTTGCAATATTATTAGGTGATCCAAAAACTGGTGCAAGTCGTGTGAATCTTGGTGGCGGAATTAACTCTTTCGGAACTACAATTGGACCTATTGTAGTTGGTTTAGCTTTATTTGGAACTGCAACTTCTATTACTGATGATCAAATCAAATTATTAGAATTAAATAAAGTAGTTATTCTATATATATGTGTAGGTTTACTTTTTGTAGGCGCTGCTGCTTTGTTTTATTTTTCTAAAAAAGTACCTTCTGGTGTCTCAGAAGAACCAGTGGAAAAAGCGAATAAAGCAATTATTACATTATGGACAATGACGCTTTTGTTAGGTGTAATGTTTACACCCGTTTTTCAAAGTTATAAAAGTGATGAAGCAGTTAAAATTGTATCATTAAATAAAGAATTAACGCAATTGAAAGATGTTGATTTAAAGAATGATACAATAGATAAGGATAGTACTTACCATTTAATAGCTGCTAAAGAATCAGAAATTAAAGTCTTGCAAGAGCCTTTAGAGCAAAGTAGAATGAATTGGCTAATTGGAGCATTGGCTGTGGTTTTAGGTGGTATTTTATTTTCTTACACTTCTGCTAAAAAGAAATCTGAAGGTTGGGGAGCAATGCAATATCCACAATTGGTCTTGGGAATGTTGGCTATATTTACCTATGTTGGTGTAGAAGTAGCAATTGGAAGTAATTTAGGGGAATTATTAAAATTAAAAGATTTTGGTGGCTTAGAGTCATCTGCTATTGCTCCTTATATTTCAATGTATTGGGGAAGTTTAATGATTGGTCGTTGGGCTGGTGCAATTAGTGTTTTCAATCTGTCAGGAATAAAGAAAACAATTGCGCTAATTGTTGTGCCTCTAATTGCTTTTGGAATAATTTTAGGTGTTAATATTGTCACAGGAAAAGACATGAAGCCTTTGTATTATTATGTTCTATGTGTTTTGATTCAAATAGGTGCATTTTTCTTAAGTAAAGACAAGCCTGCTAGAACGTTAATTATTTTCGGATTATTTGGTGTTTTTGCAATGTTAATTGGTCTTTTTACTACTGGAACGGTAGCTATTTATGCATTTTTAGCGGGTGGATTAGCATGTTCTATTATGTGGCCTTCAATCTTTAGTTTGTCTATTATTGGCTTAGGAAAATACACATCACAAGGATCTGCATTTTTGGTTATGATGATTTTAGGAGGTGGAATTATTCCTCCAATTCAAGGGAAATTATCTGATATTATTGGAATTCATCAATCGTATATTATTGCTGTACTGTGTTTTGCATATTTAACATTGTTTGCGATTTTAGTGAAAGGAATATTGAAAAAACAAAATATAGATGTTGATGCTATTGAGACTGAAGGTTCTCATTAA
- a CDS encoding THUMP-like domain-containing protein, whose translation MNHLNLFLTKEIQDFINENINSNISDLALQKHNFKTIGYSQIINQIVAKQKAKDKLPTWFTTEHIIYPPKVSIEQTSSERAAKYKSSIIEGENLIDLSGGFGIDDYYFSSVFKNVIHCEINEELSSIVSHNYKQLKKENIKCIAGESAEILKKLNSQFDCIYIDPSRRNDKKGKVFLLQDCEPNVPDLLSFYYNYTNRILIKTAPILDIQAGLNELHNVKNIHIVAVDNEVKELLWEIEKDYTNDVTLISVNLEKENDSIVKTILGKEYSPTFSLPETYLYEPNASLLKSGNFNAISEIFQFNKLHQHSHLYTSNNKIDFPGRRFKINSIIPFQKKEIKGIINSKMNVTTRNFPLKVDEIKKKYKIKDGGTVFAFFTTNIENNKIVLLCSKV comes from the coding sequence GTGAATCATTTAAACTTATTTTTAACAAAAGAAATTCAAGATTTTATAAATGAAAACATTAATTCTAATATTAGTGATTTAGCATTACAAAAACATAATTTTAAAACAATTGGATACAGTCAAATCATTAACCAAATTGTAGCCAAACAAAAAGCAAAAGACAAATTACCAACTTGGTTTACTACGGAACATATTATTTATCCTCCAAAAGTTTCTATAGAACAAACATCTTCCGAAAGGGCTGCAAAATATAAATCATCAATAATTGAAGGAGAAAATCTAATTGATTTGTCTGGCGGATTTGGAATTGATGATTACTATTTTTCAAGTGTTTTTAAAAATGTAATTCATTGTGAAATTAACGAAGAGTTATCATCTATTGTATCTCATAACTACAAACAACTTAAAAAAGAAAACATTAAATGTATTGCAGGAGAAAGTGCTGAAATATTAAAAAAACTGAACTCACAATTTGACTGTATATATATTGATCCATCACGAAGAAATGATAAAAAAGGAAAGGTTTTCCTTCTACAAGATTGCGAACCCAATGTTCCAGATTTATTAAGTTTTTATTATAACTACACAAACAGAATACTTATTAAAACTGCTCCTATTCTTGACATTCAAGCTGGTTTAAACGAGTTACATAATGTAAAAAACATTCATATTGTTGCTGTAGATAATGAAGTGAAAGAACTATTATGGGAAATTGAAAAAGACTACACTAATGATGTTACTCTTATTTCCGTTAATCTTGAAAAAGAAAATGATTCAATCGTTAAAACAATCTTAGGAAAAGAATATTCACCAACGTTTAGCTTACCCGAAACTTATTTATACGAACCAAATGCTTCTCTTTTAAAATCTGGAAATTTCAATGCAATTTCAGAAATTTTTCAATTCAATAAGCTACATCAACATTCTCATTTGTATACATCAAATAACAAAATAGACTTTCCTGGAAGACGTTTTAAAATTAATTCAATAATTCCATTTCAAAAAAAAGAAATAAAAGGAATTATCAATTCTAAGATGAATGTAACGACACGGAATTTCCCTTTAAAAGTTGATGAAATTAAAAAGAAATATAAAATAAAAGATGGTGGAACAGTTTTTGCTTTTTTTACTACAAATATTGAAAATAATAAAATAGTTTTGCTTTGTTCCAAAGTATAA
- a CDS encoding DUF2752 domain-containing protein, whose amino-acid sequence MEEYMIPCFSKTLFGVECLGCGIQRSLVFLLKGELIAAFKIYPAIYTLILFFLSISLHFIDKRRNYNSPIKWLAIINGFIMITSYLIKINN is encoded by the coding sequence ATGGAAGAATATATGATCCCTTGCTTTAGCAAAACACTTTTTGGAGTGGAATGTTTAGGTTGTGGTATTCAACGATCTTTAGTTTTTTTATTAAAAGGAGAATTAATTGCCGCATTTAAAATATATCCTGCTATCTATACATTAATACTGTTCTTTTTATCTATCTCACTCCATTTTATAGATAAAAGAAGAAACTATAATTCACCTATAAAATGGTTAGCAATAATTAATGGCTTCATAATGATAACATCATATCTTATAAAAATTAATAATTAA
- a CDS encoding lipopolysaccharide biosynthesis protein: MGVVINQSIKNTIITYIGFAIGAVNTLYMYVQFLGDTYYGLVGFILSCANILMPLMAFGVHNTLIKYFNEYKTEKEKSEFLSFVLFLPLLLVIPFSLIAYFGYHQIALLLSKKNDIVYDYVWQIPVIGLSMGYFEIFYAWVKVHLKSVLGNFIKEVFLRILVSVSLFAVYFNWITPDDFVYSLMGIYILSMLIMKFFAFKERFPKFQIKLPSNYKAIIGYSLFIILTGGIANLFLEIDKIMLNGYVKIENIAYYSVAIFIATVIAVPSRAMHQITYPITAKLISENKIKELNELYKKTSITLQVIGGLLFIGILANINQLYLLLPEKYSGGIFVVFTIGLSKYFDLILGNNNAIIFNSKYYRTVLFLGVLLVLITVGLNMIFIPLYGLKGTAFATLLSITLYSLSKLLFVVFKMKLFPFTKATLQSFGVLLLTFLLFYFWDFKFHPILNIGIKSILITLFYLGLSYYLKLSLDINNIFDTLIKRIK, from the coding sequence AATCAATCTATAAAGAATACAATTATTACCTACATAGGCTTTGCCATTGGAGCTGTGAATACATTATATATGTATGTTCAGTTTCTAGGAGATACTTATTATGGTTTGGTTGGTTTTATACTTTCTTGTGCGAATATATTAATGCCTTTAATGGCTTTCGGAGTTCATAATACTTTAATTAAATATTTTAATGAATATAAGACAGAAAAGGAAAAATCAGAATTTTTAAGTTTTGTTTTATTTTTGCCTTTACTTTTAGTTATTCCTTTTTCATTAATTGCTTACTTTGGGTATCATCAAATTGCACTTTTATTGTCTAAAAAAAACGACATTGTTTACGATTATGTTTGGCAAATTCCAGTTATAGGCTTGTCAATGGGATATTTCGAAATTTTTTATGCATGGGTAAAAGTGCATTTAAAATCGGTTTTAGGTAATTTTATAAAGGAAGTGTTTTTGCGTATTTTAGTAAGTGTTTCTTTATTTGCAGTTTATTTCAATTGGATAACTCCAGATGATTTTGTGTATAGTTTGATGGGGATTTATATTCTTTCAATGCTTATTATGAAATTTTTCGCTTTTAAAGAAAGATTTCCTAAGTTTCAAATTAAATTACCTTCAAATTATAAAGCAATAATTGGTTATAGTTTATTCATTATTTTAACAGGTGGAATTGCCAATTTGTTTTTAGAAATTGACAAGATAATGTTGAATGGTTATGTGAAAATTGAAAATATTGCATACTATTCTGTAGCTATTTTTATTGCAACTGTTATTGCTGTTCCAAGTAGAGCTATGCATCAAATAACTTATCCTATTACCGCAAAATTGATTAGTGAAAATAAAATAAAGGAACTTAATGAATTGTATAAGAAAACATCAATTACGCTTCAAGTCATTGGTGGTTTACTATTTATCGGAATTCTAGCTAATATAAACCAACTCTATTTGTTGTTACCTGAAAAATACTCGGGCGGAATTTTTGTTGTATTCACAATTGGTTTATCTAAATATTTCGATTTAATTTTAGGTAATAATAATGCAATAATTTTTAATTCAAAATATTATAGAACAGTACTTTTTCTAGGTGTTTTATTAGTTTTAATAACGGTTGGGTTAAACATGATTTTTATTCCATTATATGGTTTGAAAGGAACTGCTTTCGCAACGCTATTATCAATTACTCTTTATAGTTTATCGAAATTATTATTTGTAGTGTTTAAAATGAAATTATTCCCTTTTACAAAAGCTACATTGCAATCTTTTGGCGTTTTATTGCTTACATTTTTATTGTTTTATTTTTGGGATTTTAAGTTTCATCCTATTTTAAATATTGGTATTAAATCTATTTTAATAACTCTGTTTTATTTAGGTTTGTCGTATTATTTGAAGCTATCTTTAGATATAAACAACATATTTGATACATTGATTAAAAGGATAAAATAG
- a CDS encoding CCC motif membrane protein yields the protein MEKQKLPNEQAIMILGIVSFIGCCCTNGVLGLVLSGIGLYLTNQSEKLIQANPEQYNPGSLSTWKIVNIVSFAISTVFVIYLIYLLATGKYQESNEQMRELIEQFQNR from the coding sequence ATGGAAAAACAAAAATTACCTAATGAGCAAGCTATAATGATACTTGGTATAGTATCCTTTATTGGATGTTGCTGTACAAATGGTGTCCTTGGCTTAGTATTATCTGGAATTGGACTTTATTTGACCAATCAATCAGAAAAATTAATTCAAGCAAATCCAGAACAATATAATCCTGGTTCATTAAGCACATGGAAAATTGTGAATATTGTTAGTTTTGCAATAAGTACAGTATTTGTTATTTATTTAATTTATTTACTAGCAACTGGAAAATATCAAGAATCAAATGAACAAATGAGAGAATTAATCGAACAATTTCAAAATAGATAA